Proteins encoded together in one Microcebus murinus isolate Inina chromosome 16, M.murinus_Inina_mat1.0, whole genome shotgun sequence window:
- the OCSTAMP gene encoding LOW QUALITY PROTEIN: osteoclast stimulatory transmembrane protein (The sequence of the model RefSeq protein was modified relative to this genomic sequence to represent the inferred CDS: deleted 1 base in 1 codon; substituted 2 bases at 2 genomic stop codons) has product MPGLHGAAEPLSRTWWSFWHLGLCKALAPLQAAWDDFSQPVPASCGQLLTQLLLCASLAAAAMGLTHHWLMSSLLCPPGPSAMVATVCGLLVFLGLGLVPPVRCLLALSVPTLGTEQGRRLLLSYSAATLAIAVVPNILANVGAAGQVLRCVTEGSLESLLNTTHQLHAASKALGLTGQAGSRGLTFEAPGNGSAFRLHMLGVTQQILEDFSGLESLARAAALGMQRVVTGLFMLGLLAESAWYLHRYLTDLGFDNIYATQQLAQQLARAQATHLVAPPPAWLLQVAQLRLSQEELLSCLLRLGLLTLLLVAMAVTVATDHVAFLLAQAAVDWAQKLPTVPITLTVKYDAAYTVLGFIPFLFNQPPPQSPFLSAQRSSRWELRLTAAGCPLLPARRPRAAAPLAAGALQLLACATVLLDAYARRLRHAIAASFFPAQEARRVRHLHARLQRSYDRHRGQRLPRGAPSRSXHRVCPRPPRAPGTAWGPAGVDRTTARRTPGRTRSSREEGKELWSCTAPRCNLGPLLPPCVTLGRSLHLSEPQFLHLRDDCVITIAVTXFPRGDMVRME; this is encoded by the exons ATGCCGGGCCTGCACGGAGCTGCTGAGCCCCTCTCCAGGACCTG GTGGAGCTTCTGGCACTTGGGGCTCTGCAAGGCCCTTGCCCCACTGCAGGCTGCCTGGGATGACTTCTCCCAGCCTGTCCCCGCCAGCTGTGGCCAGCTGCTGACCCAGCTCCTCCTGTGTGCTTCTCTGGCTGCCGCTGCCATGGGTCTTACCCATCACTGGCTGATGTCCTCGCTGCTTTGTCCTCCAGGACCCTCGGCCATGGTGGCCACTGTCTGTGGCCTCCTGGTCTTCCTGGGCTTGGGCCTGGTGCCCCCAGTCCGCTGCCTGTTAGCGCTCAGCGTGCCCACCttgggcacagagcagggccgCCGGCTGCTCCTGTCCTATAGTGCTGCCACCCTGGCCATTGCCGTGGTGCCAAACATCCTGGCCAACGTGGGTGCAGCTGGGCAGGTGCTGAGGTGCGTCACAGAGGGCTCCCTGGAGAGTCTGCTCAACACCACGCACCAACTGCACGCGGCGTCCAAGGCTCTGGGCCTCACAGGACAAGCGGGCAGCCGGGGCCTGACCTTCGAGGCCCCGGGCAATGGCTCTGCCTTCCGGCTGCACATGCTTGGGGTCACTCAGCAGATCCTGGAGGATTTCTCTGGCCTGGAGTCTCTGGCCCGGGCAGCAGCGCTGGGAATGCAGCGAGTGGTCACAGGGCTCTTTATGCTGGGCCTCCTGGCGGAGTCGGCCTGGTACCTCCATCGCTACCTGACTGACCTGGGGTTCGACAATATCTACGCCACACAGCAGCTGGCACAGCAGCTGGCACGGGCCCAGGCCACACATCTGGTGGCCCCTCCACCTGCATGGCTGCTCCAGGTGGCCCAGTTGAGGCTGTCACAGGAGGAGCTGCTGAGTTGTCTCCTAAGGCTGGGGCTGCTCACCCTGCTCCTGGTAGCAATGGCTGTGACGGTGGCCACAGACCACGTGGCCTTCCTCCTGGCACAGGCGGCTGTGGACTGGGCTCAGAAGTTGCCCACCGTGCCCATCACCCTCACGGTCAAGTATGAC GCGGCATACACTGTCCTGGGCTTCATCCCCTTCCTCTTCAACCAGCCGCCCCCGCAGAGCCCCTTCCTGTCCGCCCAGCGCTCCTCCCGGTGGGAGCTGCGCCTCACCGCGGCCGGCTGCCCACTGCTGCCCGCCCGGCGCCCCCGCGCCGCCGCGCCCCTGGCCGCCGGGGCCCTGCAGCTCCTGGCGTGCGCCACCGTGCTCCTGGACGCCTACGCCCGCCGCCTGCGACATGCCATCGCCGCCTCCTTCTTCCCCGCCCAGGAGGCCAGGAGGGTCCGCCACCTGCACGCCAGGCTCCAGAGAAGCTACGACAGGCACCGAGGCCAGCGGCTGCCGCGGGGGGCTCCTTCCCGCTCCTGACACCGCGTCTGCCCTAGGCCCCCACGTGCCCCTGGCACTGCCTGGGGCCCAGCGGGGGTAGACAGGACAACTGCACGCCGGACGCCTGGCAGGACCCGGAGCAGccgggaggaggggaaagagctCTGGAGTTGCACAGCCCCGAGGTGTAACCTTGGCCCT CTGCTGCctccctgtgtgaccttgggtaggtcacttcacctctctgagcctcagtttctacatctgcgTGATGACTGCGTGATTACAATTGCTGTGACCTAATTTCCACGTGGGGACATGGTAAGGATGGAATGA